Proteins from a genomic interval of Marmota flaviventris isolate mMarFla1 chromosome 8, mMarFla1.hap1, whole genome shotgun sequence:
- the Dppa4 gene encoding developmental pluripotency-associated protein 4 yields the protein MENSGDKERSYTEKSRQEERGASSQPSTSTQGTKRKKKVQDDQASCPKKKSEDTNSQKCPKKISVPPLPLELPPINFVHRDVLRAWCQQLHLSSKGQKLDTYKRLCDKAYPQQKLYLQNIPITANETRMSIRSNLKADKRKKPLGSSKKRTCSVGTAPLEVVPSPEELPVLEEPPALYEEVSTSVVMTSAPEEVLGSWNTDEASAMQEETVQSPPETHGVRWCVVHGRSLPADKSGWVQLQFHAGQAWVPEKKKGKVSALFLLPSCSFPPRHLEDNLLCPKCVKRNKTLINSLRKRLSDGTLNSLTCLPLHTGGHHSEYCVGHGYLANDGGPTAEDFTGNDLENVLVEKKALESAMIQTFEKCKHESVYESPVHWHVASNPSNSGG from the exons atgGAGAATTCAGGAGACAAGGAG AGGAGCTACACAGAGAAGTCGAGGCAAGAAGAAAGAGGAGCTTCTAGTCAACCAAGCACTTCAACACAGGGGacaaaacgaaaaaaaaaagtgcaagatGACCAAG CGTCCTGtccaaagaagaaatcagaagatACTAACAGCCAAAAATGTCCCAAAAAGATATCAGTTCCTCCCCTACCCTTGGAACTGCCACCAATCAACTTTGTTCACCGAGATGTTTTGCGGGCCTGGTGCCAACAGTTACATTTGAGCAGCAAAGGCCAG AAATTAGACACATATAAGAGGCTCTGTGACAAGGCTTACCCACAGCAAAAG CTCTATTTGCAGAATATTCCTATCACAGCAAACGAGACCCGGATGTCAATTCGAAGTAATTTGAAGGCGGACAAAAGGAAAAAGCCCCTGGGAAGTTCTAAGAAAAGAACATGTTCTGTGGGTACTGCTCCCCTTGAAGTGGTCCCTTCACCAGAGGAGTTGCCTGTCCTTGAGGAGCCCCCTGCTCTCTATGAAGAAGTTAGTACAAGTGTGGTGATGACATCTGCCCCGGAGGAGGTGTTGGGCTCCTGGAATACAGATGAAGCCAGCGCCATGCAGGAGGAGACTGTGCAGTCCCCACCAGAGACCCATG GTGTCAGGTGGTGTGTGGTCCATGGCAGAAGTCTCCCTGCAGACAAAAGTGGTTGGGTTCAGCTGCAGTTTCACGCTGGACAAGCCTGGgtacctgaaaagaaaaaagggaaagtgaGCGCACTGTTCTTACTCCCCTCTTGCAGTTTTCCACCCCGACACCTGGAGGACAACCTGTTGTGCCCCAAGTGTGTTAAGAG gaACAAGACTTTAATTAATAGTCTCCG GAAAAGGTTATCAGATGGGACTTTGAACTCTCTTACTTGCCTGCCACTGCACACGGGAGGACACCATTCTGAATACTGTGTGGGACATGGATACCTGGCAAATGATGGTGGTCCAACTGCTGAAGACTTCACTGGGAATGACTTGGAAAATGTCCTGGTAGAAAAGAAAGCCCTCGAAAGTGCAATGATTCAGACATTTGAAAAATGTAAGCATGAAAGTGTCTATGAAAGCCCAGTGCACTGGCATGtggcctctaatcccagcaactcaggaggctga